One Oryza brachyantha chromosome 3, ObraRS2, whole genome shotgun sequence DNA segment encodes these proteins:
- the LOC102704595 gene encoding glyceraldehyde-3-phosphate dehydrogenase GAPB, chloroplastic — translation MRVVRSPPFRRAIRGSEPGRPRAMATHAALAASRIPATARLHSRAASKQRVDFADFSGLRPGSCSVSHAAREASFSDVLGSQLVARATGENAVRAPAEAKLKVAINGFGRIGRNFLRCWHGRENSPLEVIVVNDSGGVRNASHLLKYDSMLGTFKADVKIVDDETISVDGKLIKVVSNRDPLKLPWAELGIDIVIEGTGVFVDGPGAGKHIQAGAKKVIITAPAKGADIPTYVLGVNEGDYSHEVANIISNASCTTNCLAPFVKILDEEFGIVKGTMTTTHSYTGDQRLLDASHRDLRRARAAALNIVPTSTGAAKAVALVLPQLKGKLNGIALRVPTPNVSVVDLVINTVKTGITADDVNAAFRKAASGPLNGILDVCDVPLVSVDFRCSDVSSTIDASLTMVMGDDMVKVVAWYDNEWGYSQRVVDLAHLVASKWPGVAAQGSGDPLEDFCKDNPETDECKVYEN, via the exons TCCGTTTCGCCGAGCGATCCGAGGGAGCGAGCCAGGAAGACCACGAGCCATGGCCACCCACGCAGCGCTCGCCGCGTCCCGCATTCCGGCCACCGCGCGGCTGCACAGCAGGGCGGCGTCGAAGCAG AGGGTGGACTTCGCCGATTTCTCCGGGCTGAGGCCGGGATCGTGCTCCGTCAGCCACGCGGCGAGGGAGGCTTCCTTCTCCGATGTGCTTGGCTCGCAGCTCGTCGCCAGG GCCACCGGAGAGAACGCCGTGAGGGCGCCGGCTGAGGCGAAGCTCAAGGTGGCCATCAACGGTTTCGGCCGCATTGGGCGCAACTTCCTCCGGTGCTGGCACGGCCGTGAGAACTCCCCGCTCGAGGTCATCGTCGTCAACGACAGCGGAGGCGTCAGGAAC GCATCCCACCTTCTCAAGTACGACTCGATGCTCGGCACCTTCAAGGCCGACGTCAAGATCGTCGACGACGAGACCATCAGCGTCGACGGCAAGCTGATCAAGGTCGTCTCCAACAGGGACCCCCTCAAGCTGCCATGGGCCGAGCTCGGCATCGACATTGTCATCGAG GGCACTGGAGTGTTCGTCGACGGCCCCGGCGCCGGGAAGCACATCCAGGCCGGCGCGAAGAAGGTCATCATCACTGCTCCGGCGAAGGGTGCTGACATCCCGACCTACGTCCTCGGTGTCAACGAGGGGGACTACTCCCACGAAGTGGCCAACATTATCAG CAATGCTTCCTGCACAACCAACTGCCTTGCTCCGTTCGTCAAGATCTTGGACGAAGAGTTTG GAATCGTGAAGGGAACCATGACCACAACTCACTCCTACACCGGCGACCAG agGTTGCTGGACGCGTCGCACCGTGACCTgaggagggcgagggcggcggcgctaaACATCGTGCCGACGAGCACCGGAGCCGCCAAGGCCGTGGCTCTGGTGCTGCCCCAGCTGAAGGGGAAGCTCAACGGCATCGCGCTCCGCGTGCCGACCCCGAACGTGTCCGTGGTGGACCTGGTGATCAACACCGTGAAGACCGGCATCACCGCCGACGACGTGAACGCGGCGTTCCGCAAGGCCGCGTCCGGCCCCCTCAACGGCATCCTCGACGTCTGCGACGTGCCGCTCGTGTCCGTCGACTTCCGCTGCTCCGACGTCTCCTCCACCATCGACGCCTCGCTCACCATGGTCATGGGCGACGACATGGTCAAGGTGGTCGCCTGGTACGACAACGAGTGGGGCTACAG CCAACGCGTGGTCGATCTGGCGCATCTGGTGGCGAGCAAGTGGCCGGGAGTGGCGGCGCAGGGCAGCGGCGACCCACTGGAGGACTTCTGCAAGGACAACCCGGAGACCGACGAGTGCAAAGTGTACGAGAACTAA
- the LOC102704872 gene encoding uncharacterized protein At4g15970-like: protein MATADEAGGAVAGVEAGAGDQGGGGGGCLGEVRRAARAVLFLAAVALPCLVLYSAAVAPAGRFVRPAALLWPGRTAPPPRSDVDPTEGEDARLERVLRAAAMANDTVILTTLNSAWAETGSVVDVFLESFRIGEDTRGLLDHLVIVSLDLAAHRRCEQIHTHCFALATDGVDFSGQKNFMSDGYLRMMWRRIDFLRLVLAKGYSFVFTDTDIVWFRNPLPHLYHDGDFQIACDHFTGDPDDLSNSPNGGFAYVRSSAATVELYRFWYAAREKHPGLHDQDVLNLIKRDPYLAQLGVRIRFLSTDLFGGLCEHGRSLSTVCTMHANCCIGLRRKIDDLGLMLQDWRRFMATPETDRHFVTWSVPRNCSMKKLER, encoded by the exons ATGGCCACGGCggacgaggccggcggcgcggtcgcCGGAGTTGAAGCTGGAGCGGGCGATcagggtggtggcggcggtggctgtcTCGGGGAGGtgaggagggcggcgagggcggtgcTGTTCCTGGCGGCCGTCGCGCTGCCGTGCCTCGTTCTGTacagcgccgccgtggcgccggcggggcggTTCGTCCGGCCGGCCGCGCTGCTGTGGCCGGgccgcaccgcgccgccgccacgcagcGACGTCGACCCGACG GAAGGTGAGGACGCGAGGCTGGAACGCGTgctgagggcggcggcgatggcgaacgaCACGGTGATCCTGACGACGCTGAACTCGGCGTGGGCGGAGACCGGATCGGTCGTGGACGTCTTCCTCGAGAGCTTCCGGATCGGCGAGGACACGAGGGGCCTCCTCGACCACCTCGTCATTGTCTccctcgacctcgccgcgcaCCGCCGCTGCGAGCAGATCCACACCCACTGCTTCGCGCTCGCCACCGACGGCGTCGACTTCTCCGGCCAGAAGAACTTCATGTCCGATGGCTACCTCAGGATGATGTGGCGCCGCATCGACTTCCTCCGCCTCGTTCTTGCCAAGGGCTACAGCTTCGTCTTCACG GACACGGACATCGTGTGGTTCAGGAACCCGTTGCCGCACCTGTACCACGACGGCGACTTCCAGATCGCCTGCGACCACTTCACCGGCGATCCGGACGACCTGAGCAACAGCCCCAACGGCGGGTTCGCGTACGTGAGGTCAagcgcggcgacggtggagcTCTACCGGTTCTGGTACGCGGCGAGGGAGAAGCACCCGGGGCTCCATGACCAGGACGTGCTCAACCTCATCAAGCGCGATCCCTACCTCGCCCAGCTCGGCGTCAGGATCAGGTTCCTCAGCACCGACCTCTTCGGCGGCCTCTGCGAGCACGGCCGGAGCCTGAGCACGGTCTGCACCATGCACGCCAACTGCTGCATCGGCCTGCGCCGGAAGATCGACGACCTTGGGCTCATGCTCCAGGACTGGAGGAGGTTCATGGCGACGCCCGAAACGGACAGGCATTTTGTCACCTGGAGTGTGCCCAGGAATTgcag TATGAAGAAACTGGAGCGGTAG